The nucleotide window acaccaccactaccacaaacaccaccactactaccacaaacaccaccactaccacaaacaccaccaccaccacaaacaccaccactaccacaaacactaccacaaacaccaccaccactatcacaaacaccaccactaccacaaacaccaccaccactaccacaaacaccaccaccacgaccacaaacaccaccactatcacaaacaccactaccacaaacaccaccactatcacaaacaccaccacctctaccacaaacaccaccactaccacaaacaccaccaccactaccacaaacaccaccactaccacaaacaccaccaccactaccacaaacaccaccactaccacaaacaccaccaccaccacaaacaccaccaccactaccacaaacaccaccactaccacaaacaccaccaccactaccacaaacaccaccaccaccacaaacaccaccaccactaccacaaacaccaccactaccacaaacaccaccactaccacaaacaccaccacctctaccacaaacaccaccactaccacaaacaccaccactaccacaaacaccaccaccactaccacaaacaccaccactaccacaaacaccaccaccaccacaaacaccaccaccactatcacaaacaccactaccacaaacaccaccactaccacaaacaccaccaccaccacaaacaccaccaccactaccacaaacaccaccactgcaacaaacaccaccactaccaccacaaacaccaccacaaccacaaacaccactaccaccacaaacaccaccacaaccacaaacaccactaccaccacaaacaccaccaccaccacaaacaccaccaccactaccacaaacaacaccaccactaccacaaacaccaccactaccacaaacaccaccaccactaccacaaacaccaccaccatcaccactaccacaaacaccaccaccactaccacaaacaccaccaccactaccacaaacaccaccactaccacaaacaccaccaccactaccacaaacaccaccactaccacaaacaccaccaccactaccacaaacaccaacactaccacaaacaccaccactaccacaaacaccaccaccactaccacaaacaccaccaccactaccacaaacaccaccactaccacaaacaccaccaccactaccacaaacaccaccactaccacaaacaccaccactaccacaaacaccaccactaccacaaacaccaccaccactaccacaaacaccaccaccactaccacaaacaccaccactaccacaaacaccactactaccacaaacaccaccactaccacaaacaccaccaccactaccacaaacaccacaaccactaccacaaacaccactactaccacaaacactactactaccacaaacaccaccactaccacaaacaccaccaccactaccacaaacaccaccactaccacaaacactaccactaccacaaacaccactactaccacaaacaccaccactaccacaaacaccaccaccactaccacaaacaccaccactaccacaaacacaaccactaccacaaacaccactactaccacacaccactactaccacaaacaccaccaccaccacaaacaccaccaccactaccacaaacaccaccactaccacaaacaccaccactaccacaaacaccaccaccactaccacaaacatcaccactaccacaatcaccaccaccaccacaaacaccaccaccactaccacaaacaccaccaccactaccacaaacaccaccactaccaccataaacaccaccactaccacaaacaccaccacaactaccacaaacaccaccaataccacaaacaccaccaccactgccacaaacaccatcacaaacaccactaccacaaacaccaccaccacaaccacaaacaccaccacaaccacaaacaccaccactaccacaaacaccaccaccactaccacaaacaccaccaccactaccacaaacaccaccactaccacaaacaccaccaccactaccacaaacaccaccaccaccacaaacaccaccaccactaccacaaacaccaccactaccacaaacaccaccaccactaccacaaacaccaccacttccacaaacaccaccaccactaccacaaacaccaccaccactaccacaaacaccaccactaccacaaacaccaccactaccacaaacaccaccactatcacaaacaccaccaccactaccacaaacaccaccactaccacaaacaccactactaccacaaccaccaccactaccacaaacaccaccaccaccaccaccaccacaaacaccaccactaccacaaacaccactactaccacaaacaccaccaccaccaccacaaacaccaccactaccacaaacaccaccataaacaccaccaccactaccacaaacactaccaccaccacaaacaccaccaccaccaccacaaacaccaccactaccacaaacaccaccaccaccacaaacaccaccaccactaccacaaacaccaccaccaccacaaacaccaccactaccacaaacaccaccaccactaccacaaacaccaccaccactaccacaaacaccaccactaccacaaacaccaccaccaccacaaacaccaccaccactaccacaaacaccaccaccactaccacaaacaccacgcTCCTGCGTTCTAAGTCTCCCAGGATGCTCCAGTAAGTTGTTGATAACTCCCAGTGATTTAGTTTGATTTAGAAAGGATGTTTGTACGTggagtgtgtatatgtgtgtgtgtgtatgtgtatgtgtatgtgcgtgtgcgtgtgcgtgcgtgtgggtgCTTTACTCCGCCCAACACAGTCTAGTGTCTTCATTACCATTACCAATACAGTGATTATCATCGCGTGTAAACAGAGTAAATTGGCGGGTAAAGTATTGCCTCCTGGAGGGCGCgtcgcgaggcgaggcgatgccatCTACAAGCGCCGCTGCCTCCTTGATTTGATGGTCTCCCGTGTCGTCTTAGTGCCTCCATACTTGCCAAAAGATTCACGTAATTTTTGGCATCCAAATGCTGTAAAAACGCAGTCAAAATCTCTCTACCAAGTAGGCAGAATAGCATTAAGTGATGTATCCGGTATTATCTCCCTGCCAACCAATGGGATTTGGAGGTGTGTCCACGGCGGAGGTGATTGGCTGGCTCCGCCATTGATCCGATTGGGGCTCCGCcccgcagccaatcaggagcCTCGGTGAGTGCGAGAATGGGGCGGAGTCGTCTTTAAGGGGATGTGAGTAAAGTGAAGTATTTGTGAGCATTATTTGATGACCGATACTGGTAGTCAAGTGAGCAGTTAGCGACATTATCGGGCCGCGAGTACTACATTAGTGATCGCCTGCGACAGTCGGTATCCTCAGCTCGTAGCGCAAGGAAAGACGCCGACGAGCTCCCGCCAATACCCAAGCGTCGCTACCATCAACTCCCTGCCTGTCCCTCGGAGTACCAGTCTCAGATTTGATCACCGAACTTTGGGTAAAGTTGGGTCAGGAGTGAGTGTTTCAGGACTCTGGTCAAGGGAGACATTCTGACTGTTAGTGGCGAGTGAAACTTGAGGTGTTCCTCGAGGCGACGCTCCTCTCTTGACGCCTTGACTGACGGAGCCGCTGACAGAGCGGGGAATTTCTGCCTTCCTGCCGCCGCTACGAGTTTCTAAGTGTGGTTGAGAGGCTTTTGGCGCGGCCCTTAGCGGCGGAGGTGGCATGCTGGAGCTCAACCAGCCTCCAACGTCGACTAGCGCCGGCGGCATGTTGTCATTCCTCTCCAACATGGACAACCGCGGCGGGCTAGTCCTCAACCCGCCACTCGCCGCCCTACACACAATGACCGATATGAAGTCCCTATACGCGCAGCAGTCCGTCAAATCCCTCTCGCCGCAGTCGCCGCCGCAGCTCTCGCCGCAGGGAATCTCGCCGCAGGAGCTTGCGGCGTCGTATGCGTCAGCTGTCACCACcgcaccctcctccaccaccacactcgccACGCCGCACAACATCGAAAACATCCTCAATAGGCCTAGTCCGCTGGTGACAACGTCGACGGGTTTGTGCGGCGTCGGCCAGATGGGCGGCATGTCGGGCCTGGGCCGCCTCGGAGGCTCCATGAGCCTGTACAGCGGCCTGGCCGGCAAGATGGCAGACctggcccgcccaccttccatatACTGGCCGGGAGTGCAAGGCATGTTGCAAAACCCGCTCTTCTGGAGGGAGAGGATACAGAACAGTCATGGTGAGTGATCTTTCTCTAGTTCAAGCACTCGTACTGAGGCCTCACACGCACTCGGCGTCACAGTAACCACTCAAATCCACTTTGACTTCGTAGAAAGTACTCGCACGCACTTTCCTTTCACAGTAATCACTCAAATGCACTTTTCTTCTTCTTCACAGTAAGTATACTCACACTCTAACCACCATCACAGTCCTCTAGCTCCACCCCAATCACTGATTCCCACACACAGACACTCAcagacactcaccaacactcacagacactcaccaacactcacagacactctccaacacacacagacactcacagacactcaccaacactcacaaACATGGTTTGTGACGGTAAGTCCCAGGTACAGTCATGTCCCGACACCCTCGCCGTGTCCATCAATATTCACGTTAATGTATAGGtactgtttttattattatttgtatttattatatcTAGCTTCTGTTAGTCGGAAGTTGTTGTGCATAGCTCCTGTTGTGGGCGTGAGTTGCCAGCAACAGTGTGCCACAGGGGTGCCATAGTGTGCCATAGGGTGCCTCACAGAAAAAATATAACCCTCTACAGCTCACCATTCAGTAATTAGCAAATTCAAGCAGGTAGGGAAATGTGcctaataatatgtaataagtgaatatatatatatatatatatatatatatatatatatatatatatatatatatatatatatatatatatatatatatatatatatatatatatatatatggcatcacACAATAATAATATTGGGAGATGACAAGATGACAATAGTAGCAGcagctgtgggaggagggagggggagatggagaTGGGGaatgaggggggaagaggggggggggtaagagggggGGGGCCCCAAAAGCCAAGGGGTGGGCCCCTAACTACCGCGAACAACACAGGGTGCCCAGTATGGCACTCTGGTGACTATCGTGCCATATCACATGGCACTGCTAGGCCCACATTAGTGAGTGACAGCGTTACACGGATCAACTCCCGCTCAAACGGGTATATGGTTCAGACAACAATATAAGCATGTTAACGAGCGCTGCTTGAACAAGCAGGTCGGATTAGTTGGTGTGGAAACCTGTCTTATGACACTAGTCTCGTCTAACAGTTAACACGTGAACGGTCTAACAATTGCAACGTGTAAAGTCTAACAATTACGACGTGTAAAGTCTAACAATTACGACGTGTAAAGTCTAACAATTACAACGTGCAAAGTCTAACAATTACGTGTAAAGTCTAACAATTACGTGTAAAGTCTAACAATTACGTGTAAAGTCTAACAATTACGTGTAAAGTCTAACAATTACGTGCAAAGTCTAACAATTACGTGTAAAGTCTAACAATTACGTGTAAAGTCTAACAATTACGTGCAAAGTCTAACAATTACGTGCAAAGTCTAACAATTACGTGTAAAGTCTAACAATTACAACGTGCAAAGTCTAACAATTACGTGTAAAGTCTAACAATTACAACGTGTAAAGTCTAACAATTACAACGTGCAAAGTCTAACAATTACGTGCAAAGTCTAACAATTACGTGTAAAGTCTAACAATTACGACGTGTAAAGTCTAACAATTACGACGTGTAAAGTCTAACAATTACGACGTGTAAAGTCTAACAATTACGACGTGTAAAGTCTAACAATTACGACGTGTAAAGTCTAACAATTACGACGTGTAAAGTCTAACAATTACGACGTGTAAAGTCTAACAATTACAACGTGTAAAGTCTAACAATTACGTGTAAAGTCTAACAATTACAACGTGTAAAGTCTAACAATTACAACGTGTAAAGTCTAACAATTACAACGTGTAAAGTCTAACAATTACAACGTGTAAAGTCTAACAATTACAACGTGTAAAGTCTAACAATTACAACGTGTAAAGTCTAACAATTACGACGTGTAAAGTCTAACAATTACAACGTGTAAAGTCTATCCAAATATTTTATAACTATCTCTAACACTTAAATCTACAAACACGTAACTCCACAAACACGTAACTCCACAAACACGTAACTCCACAAACACGTAACTCCACAAACACGTAACTCCACAAACACGTAACTCCACAAACACGTAACTCCACAAACACGTAACTCCACAAACACGTAACTCCACAAACACGTAACTCCACAAACAAACTAACAAACACATAACAACGAAATTATATTTTAACTATTTGATAAAAGTTCCCAAGGATTCAATAATCATTTTCTCACTTACGAAAcccgtccatctttcctcaatcatggcggctttgtttacatttattaaacaactgATAAACCCTGTATGATAAACAACTGATAAACAACTGTATTAAACCCTGTAatatataaaattgtttataagaAGAACAACATTGAGTTGTGAAATTccgaaactgtttaatatatctaAAAATAAGATAATAAATTACTTTTAACATCGTATTAATACATTGAAACTAAAATAAAAATGATTGAAATTGAACTAATGCATAATCACGTCATTACAGGTGTCGGGGTAGTTAAGACGATCTTAATTCCTGTCATGCAGGATCAAATTAGATCCTTATTGTCTATGGTCATAAGATAATAAGTTTTTTACGTATTGGAATTATATTTCTTGTTTTTTAATGTAAGATTATTGAAATAATTTTAATTATGTTAAAATAATTCAAAATTATAGTCAATTCCTTGCTgttataatttttataataattattaatataattgctATAAttcttaaaattattattattaatataattcatAACATTATTATAATTTGTACTAACCTAAAATTCAGATAAAACAAATAAGacataaactatatatatatatatatatatatatatatatatatatatatatatatatatatatatatatatatatatatatatatatatatatatatattatatatatatattatatatatatatatatatatatatatatatatatatatatatatatatatatatatatataggggggtaccaccactggtgcatttatagggacccacagcctcagagaagggaacacagagcactcagggaaaaacttgacatttaactctgaatacgaaagagtgttcacttctcctaccacccccttttttttttattatgatgtacactttattatgcaaggttatacagttacatatctgattttatacaaaaaatgaacattaagaggacacaagaaaaagttcgcttcctagaggctgtagatttcctcgaactcctccgacgccgggcaggaaccgaggatgcagcgggcatttcccctctggatcgcgacactgaggcgctgaaagagaaaacttgctgctctagggtctcttgtggtgtcaatgagcttggaaccaagatccttaagaaaccttcttgcactctcaccccatgggcctagggtctcagaccctattggaacgaaattgtacctttgatctaattgcctgtacttgactgacttttgtttttctctgtgtgtcgctgcggctcctgccgtgccggcagagagggtgatgtatgtcgttgccagggtggatacgcaagtatagtcccatgctaactgcctgccacccttccacggacgcagtgtgattccgtctggtcggccggcaaagctaacagagtcacggttcagtaggttgcggggctctctctccgctggacactgagcagaggcaaggcttcttttaatgatgtcgttgacttcgtcgtgtctagtgtgccaaccacccgattttccacagtgcaggccatgcaatccatattcgtcagcatctgcctcgccgcaaatacacctgtgaacagtgtggataggggcagcaaggcggagagcgactgcaatacggagctcctgcggatcaagacgtgtgcctgtcgcagacatagggactgccagaaggaagtcccctgcatggggagcctgcacagctgtgaggcgtgcacgatcactgggggttgttgctgcctccagcaaagctgtggcttctttgtctgcaatggggctgtcccaactggattgtttcttggctttcggcatggctggtctgagtgctgggtctgtcatggcaccccatttcgtgtcacattccgtgtagtgggggtcctgtatccccgctacatcactcagggtgtcaggtagaatttccttaaccaggtcatctgatgctgaggaggaagacaggaaggctgggactgcaatttcCGCAATTTCCGTTGGgactgcaaatatatatatatatatatatatatatatatatatatatatatatatatatatatatatatatatatataaatgacccgaaaaggattcgaacccatgccggcaaggatcacccctaaacgcacacggtaccgtgacca belongs to Procambarus clarkii isolate CNS0578487 chromosome 74, FALCON_Pclarkii_2.0, whole genome shotgun sequence and includes:
- the HGTX gene encoding homeobox protein Nkx-6.2, giving the protein MLELNQPPTSTSAGGMLSFLSNMDNRGGLVLNPPLAALHTMTDMKSLYAQQSVKSLSPQSPPQLSPQGISPQELAASYASAVTTAPSSTTTLATPHNIENILNRPSPLVTTSTGLCGVGQMGGMSGLGRLGGSMSLYSGLAGKMADLARPPSIYWPGVQGMLQNPLFWRERIQNSHGIPGMTMDKDGKKKHTRPTFSGQQIFALEKTFEQTKYLAGPERAKLAYALGMTESQVKVWFQNRRTKWRKRHAAEMATAKRKQEEAVDGYGDEEQDDDEEQSDSKRLKHSLEDHQDAPGSQQQQQTSTHIPGHSSVSLDSLDCPTSRDLQPDMQ